A window of the Streptomyces sp. NBC_00454 genome harbors these coding sequences:
- a CDS encoding Lrp/AsnC family transcriptional regulator, with protein sequence MGIDELDGRLIVLLAREPRIGVLEVSRRLGVARGTAQARLDRLQSNGVIRGFGPQVDPAALGYPVTAFATLEIKQGQGADVRAHLDGVPEVLELHTTTGHGDMLCRLVARSNADLQRVIDRVVGFDGIVRASTAIVMENPVPLRIIPLVEQAAQDD encoded by the coding sequence GTGGGAATCGATGAACTCGACGGCCGGCTCATCGTGCTGCTCGCCCGGGAGCCCCGCATCGGGGTCCTGGAGGTCTCGCGACGGCTCGGAGTGGCCCGCGGCACCGCCCAGGCCCGGCTGGACCGGCTTCAGTCGAATGGAGTCATCCGCGGCTTCGGCCCGCAGGTGGATCCGGCGGCCCTGGGATACCCCGTGACCGCCTTCGCCACGCTGGAGATCAAACAGGGGCAAGGGGCCGACGTACGGGCCCACTTGGACGGGGTGCCCGAGGTGCTGGAGCTGCACACCACGACCGGGCACGGGGACATGCTCTGCCGGCTGGTGGCCCGGTCCAACGCGGACCTCCAGCGGGTGATCGACCGAGTTGTCGGGTTTGATGGCATCGTGAGGGCTTCGACAGCGATCGTCATGGAAAATCCCGTGCCTTTGCGGATCATCCCCCTGGTCGAACAGGCGGCCCAGGACGACTGA
- the hppD gene encoding 4-hydroxyphenylpyruvate dioxygenase, with the protein MTETQPLDTVPHTARKADPFPVKGMDAVVFAVGNAKQAAHYYSTAFGMKLVAYSGPENGTRETASYVLTNGGARFVLTSVIKASTDRGRFLAEHVADHGDGVVDLAIEVPDARAAYAYAVEHGARGLDEPYEVKDEHGTVVLAAIATYGQTRHTLVERVDYTGPYLPGYVAVEPMVEPPAKRTFQAIDHCVGNVELGRMNEWVAFYNKVMGFTNMKEFVGDDIATEYSALMSKVVADGTLKVKFPINEPAIAKKKSQIDEYLEFYGGAGVQHIALATNDIVSTVRAMRAAGVTFLDTPDSYYDTLGEWAGETRVPVETLRELKILVDRDEDGYLLQIFTKPVQDRPTVFFEMIERHGSMGFGKGNFKALFEAIEREQEKRGNL; encoded by the coding sequence ATGACTGAGACCCAGCCTCTCGACACCGTCCCCCACACCGCGCGCAAGGCCGACCCCTTCCCGGTCAAGGGCATGGACGCGGTCGTCTTCGCCGTGGGCAACGCCAAACAGGCCGCGCACTACTACTCGACGGCCTTCGGCATGAAGCTCGTGGCCTACTCCGGACCGGAGAACGGCACCCGCGAGACGGCAAGCTACGTCCTGACCAACGGCGGCGCGCGCTTCGTCCTCACCTCGGTCATCAAGGCGTCCACCGACCGTGGCCGCTTCCTCGCCGAGCACGTCGCCGACCACGGCGACGGGGTCGTCGACCTCGCGATCGAGGTGCCGGACGCACGCGCGGCGTACGCGTACGCCGTCGAGCACGGCGCCCGCGGTCTGGACGAGCCGTACGAGGTCAAGGACGAGCACGGCACGGTGGTCCTCGCCGCCATCGCCACCTACGGCCAGACCCGCCACACGCTGGTCGAGCGCGTGGACTACACCGGCCCCTACCTGCCGGGCTACGTGGCCGTCGAGCCGATGGTCGAGCCCCCGGCCAAGCGGACCTTCCAGGCCATCGACCACTGCGTGGGCAACGTCGAGCTCGGCCGGATGAACGAGTGGGTGGCCTTCTACAACAAGGTCATGGGCTTCACGAACATGAAGGAATTCGTCGGCGACGACATCGCGACCGAGTACTCGGCGCTGATGTCGAAGGTCGTCGCGGACGGCACGCTCAAGGTCAAGTTCCCGATCAACGAGCCGGCGATCGCGAAGAAGAAGTCGCAGATCGACGAGTACCTGGAGTTCTACGGCGGGGCCGGCGTCCAGCACATCGCCCTCGCGACGAACGACATCGTCTCCACCGTGCGCGCGATGCGCGCCGCGGGCGTGACCTTCCTGGACACCCCCGACTCGTACTACGACACGCTCGGCGAGTGGGCCGGCGAGACCCGGGTGCCGGTCGAGACCCTGCGCGAGCTGAAGATCCTCGTCGACCGCGACGAGGACGGCTACCTGCTCCAGATCTTCACGAAGCCGGTGCAGGACCGTCCGACGGTCTTCTTCGAGATGATCGAGCGCCACGGCTCGATGGGCTTCGGCAAGGGCAACTTCAAGGCCCTGTTCGAGGCGATCGAGCGGGAGCAGGAGAAGCGGGGCAACCTGTAG
- a CDS encoding ArsR/SmtB family transcription factor: protein MPEKNAEAAGPSVPPEPSEPEVRLLDAQSLRGLAHPLRIRLLGALRHDGPATASQLAERLGESSGATSYHLRQLASHGFVEDAPEHGKGRERWWRAAHDGTAFDESLVFDEDPATRGAAEVFLAEILKIHTQELNNWLGQAHSWPVEWRRGSDLSDFTLQLTPAQSHELILKMHDLVNSYRDLPPEEDTEAVRFHTHAFPRRVGE, encoded by the coding sequence ATGCCCGAGAAGAACGCCGAAGCCGCCGGACCGTCCGTCCCTCCCGAACCCTCCGAACCCGAGGTGCGCCTGCTCGACGCCCAGTCGCTGCGCGGCCTGGCCCACCCGCTGCGCATCCGCCTGCTCGGCGCCCTGCGCCACGACGGTCCGGCCACGGCTTCCCAGCTCGCGGAGCGGCTCGGCGAGTCCAGCGGGGCCACCAGCTACCACCTGCGCCAGCTGGCCTCGCACGGGTTCGTCGAGGACGCGCCCGAGCACGGCAAGGGCCGCGAGCGCTGGTGGCGCGCCGCCCACGACGGCACGGCGTTCGACGAGTCCCTGGTCTTCGACGAGGACCCGGCCACCCGTGGCGCGGCCGAGGTCTTCCTGGCCGAGATCCTGAAGATCCACACGCAGGAGCTGAACAACTGGCTGGGCCAGGCCCACAGCTGGCCGGTGGAATGGCGCCGGGGCTCCGACCTCAGCGACTTCACCCTGCAGCTCACCCCCGCGCAGAGCCACGAGCTGATCCTCAAGATGCACGACCTGGTCAACAGCTACCGCGACCTGCCCCCGGAAGAGGACACGGAAGCGGTCCGCTTCCACACGCACGCCTTCCCCCGCCGCGTCGGCGAGTAA
- a CDS encoding FAD-binding oxidoreductase, with product MLLEGLPPGALLTDPQVTASYATDMASFCEAGTPAAVVLPRTAEQVQHVMRTAHALRVPVVPQGARTGLSGAANASDGCIVLSLVKMDRILEIDTVDRIAVVEPGVVNAVLSRAVAEQGLYYPPDPSSWEQCTIGGNIGTASGGLCCVKYGVTAEYVLGLDVVLADGRLMRTGRRTAKGVAGYDLTRLFVGSEGSLGVVVKAVLALRPAPPRQLALAAEFPSAAAACEAVCAVMEAGLTPSLLELMDRTTVRAVNALGRMGLPETTEALLLAAFDTPHASADLAAVGKLCTAAGASAVVPAEDEAESELLLQARRMSLTALEALRPATMIDDVCVPRTRLAEMLDGTAAIARDHDLLIGVCAHAGDGNTHPVVCFDPADEDETRRARASFDEIMALGLALGGTITGEHGVGVLKKEWLARELGPVGLEMQRAVKHAFDPEGLLNPGKLF from the coding sequence ATGCTCCTCGAAGGCCTCCCTCCCGGGGCGCTGCTCACCGATCCCCAGGTGACCGCCTCCTACGCCACCGACATGGCGAGCTTCTGCGAGGCCGGCACCCCGGCCGCGGTCGTCCTGCCCCGCACCGCCGAACAGGTCCAGCACGTCATGCGCACCGCCCACGCGCTGCGCGTCCCCGTGGTCCCGCAGGGCGCCCGCACGGGCCTGTCGGGCGCGGCCAACGCCTCCGACGGCTGCATCGTGCTGTCCCTCGTGAAGATGGACCGGATCCTGGAGATCGACACCGTCGACCGGATCGCCGTCGTGGAGCCCGGAGTCGTCAACGCGGTCCTCTCCCGCGCCGTCGCCGAGCAGGGCCTGTACTACCCGCCGGACCCCTCCAGCTGGGAGCAGTGCACCATCGGCGGGAACATCGGCACCGCCTCCGGCGGCCTGTGCTGCGTCAAGTACGGGGTCACCGCCGAGTACGTGCTCGGCCTCGACGTGGTCCTCGCCGACGGCAGGCTCATGCGCACCGGCCGGCGGACCGCGAAGGGGGTCGCCGGGTACGACCTCACCCGCCTGTTCGTCGGCTCCGAAGGCAGCCTCGGCGTGGTCGTCAAGGCCGTCCTCGCGCTGCGTCCCGCACCGCCCCGCCAGCTTGCGCTCGCCGCCGAGTTCCCCTCGGCCGCGGCCGCCTGCGAAGCCGTCTGCGCCGTCATGGAGGCGGGGCTGACGCCCTCGCTGCTGGAGCTGATGGACCGTACGACCGTCCGCGCCGTCAACGCGCTGGGCCGGATGGGCCTGCCCGAAACCACCGAGGCACTGCTCCTCGCCGCCTTCGACACCCCGCACGCGTCGGCCGACCTGGCGGCCGTGGGGAAGCTGTGCACCGCCGCCGGGGCGAGCGCCGTCGTACCGGCCGAGGACGAGGCCGAGTCCGAACTGCTGCTCCAGGCCCGGCGGATGTCCCTGACCGCGCTGGAGGCCCTGCGGCCCGCGACGATGATCGACGACGTGTGCGTACCGCGCACCCGGCTCGCCGAGATGCTCGACGGCACCGCTGCCATCGCACGCGACCACGACCTGCTCATCGGGGTCTGCGCGCACGCGGGCGACGGCAACACCCACCCCGTCGTCTGCTTCGATCCGGCCGACGAGGACGAGACCCGGCGGGCCCGCGCCTCCTTCGACGAGATCATGGCGCTGGGCCTCGCGCTGGGCGGGACCATCACGGGGGAGCACGGGGTCGGCGTCCTGAAGAAGGAATGGCTCGCCCGCGAACTCGGCCCGGTGGGCCTGGAGATGCAGCGCGCCGTCAAGCACGCCTTCGACCCGGAGGGACTGCTCAACCCGGGCAAGCTGTTCTGA
- a CDS encoding tetratricopeptide repeat protein — MNLTGRKTLVAAAVAVVLIAGALLIRPARGGDDARPPGPGERARAAVGMGAPAAAVDLSALVADREKWLAGHRDDDASWAVLGSAYLEQARRTADAAWYPKAEQALKRSLEVRPVEKGNFDAMTGMGALANARRDYGTGKRWGELVRAQAPKRWTAYPVLVDAYAGLGDYKAAEKAMERLVDMRPGLAAFVRASQVYRDRGWREDATMSMEHAGGAAKAPAEKAYVLFRLGELAWERGDETEALRQYEAALRTDPAQADALGGRARVLAALGRGGEAVRDYRLALGRAPLPRLSLELGELLESLGRGDEARTVYEGLAARANRGGSDGGASGGVNEELVLGQFEADHGEPAAAVRRLTAEWARHKNLQVADALGWALHKAGDDTAALEYAKQATDKGLRLAEFSYHRAMIERGLGDEAGARRHLQETLRTNPHFSPVRGPLAKDALATIGQPPAGGPENMQPTTPWVAPELPKAKPKPGAKPSPSR, encoded by the coding sequence GTGAACTTGACCGGCCGCAAGACCCTGGTGGCGGCGGCGGTCGCGGTGGTCCTGATCGCCGGAGCCCTGCTGATCCGGCCGGCCCGCGGCGGCGACGACGCCCGGCCGCCGGGGCCCGGCGAGCGGGCCCGCGCGGCGGTCGGGATGGGCGCGCCCGCGGCGGCGGTGGACCTGTCGGCGCTGGTGGCTGACCGGGAGAAGTGGCTCGCGGGCCACCGCGACGACGACGCCTCGTGGGCGGTGCTCGGGTCGGCGTACCTGGAGCAGGCGCGCCGGACGGCCGATGCGGCCTGGTATCCGAAGGCGGAGCAGGCGCTGAAGCGGTCGCTGGAGGTGCGCCCGGTCGAGAAGGGGAACTTCGACGCAATGACGGGCATGGGCGCGCTGGCCAACGCCCGGCGGGACTACGGGACCGGCAAGCGCTGGGGCGAGCTCGTACGGGCGCAGGCGCCGAAGCGGTGGACGGCGTACCCGGTGCTCGTGGACGCCTACGCCGGGCTCGGCGACTACAAGGCGGCCGAGAAGGCGATGGAGCGCCTGGTGGACATGCGGCCGGGGCTGGCGGCGTTCGTCCGGGCCTCGCAGGTCTACCGGGACCGGGGCTGGCGCGAGGACGCGACCATGTCGATGGAGCACGCGGGCGGCGCGGCGAAGGCCCCGGCGGAGAAGGCCTACGTGCTGTTCCGGCTCGGGGAGCTGGCCTGGGAGCGCGGCGACGAGACGGAGGCGCTGCGGCAGTACGAGGCCGCGCTGCGCACCGATCCGGCGCAGGCGGACGCGCTGGGCGGGCGGGCCCGGGTGCTGGCCGCGCTGGGGCGGGGCGGGGAGGCGGTACGGGACTACCGGCTGGCGCTGGGCCGGGCGCCGCTGCCGAGGCTGTCGCTGGAGCTGGGCGAGCTGCTGGAGTCGCTGGGGCGGGGCGACGAGGCACGGACGGTGTACGAGGGCCTCGCGGCCCGGGCCAACCGGGGCGGGTCGGACGGCGGGGCGAGCGGCGGGGTCAACGAGGAGCTGGTGCTGGGCCAGTTCGAGGCGGACCACGGCGAACCGGCCGCGGCGGTGCGGCGCCTGACGGCGGAATGGGCGCGGCACAAGAACCTGCAGGTGGCGGACGCCCTGGGCTGGGCGCTGCACAAGGCGGGCGACGACACGGCGGCGCTGGAGTACGCGAAGCAGGCCACCGACAAGGGGCTGCGGCTCGCGGAGTTCTCGTACCACCGGGCGATGATCGAGCGGGGCCTGGGCGACGAGGCGGGGGCCCGGCGCCACCTCCAGGAGACGCTGCGGACCAACCCGCACTTCTCGCCGGTGCGGGGTCCGCTGGCGAAGGACGCCCTGGCGACGATCGGCCAGCCCCCGGCGGGCGGCCCGGAGAACATGCAGCCCACCACCCCGTGGGTGGCCCCGGAACTCCCGAAGGCGAAGCCGAAGCCGGGAGCGAAGCCGAGCCCTTCGCGCTGA
- a CDS encoding glycine betaine ABC transporter substrate-binding protein, with protein sequence MHKLAAVRTAALSAALLPLLAVTLGGCGLKSGSPMVDDVVPGSVGQGLPLKGASLTVTSKNFSENIILGQMIGLVFKAAGAEVLDRTNLPGSISAREAVRQGDADAMYEYTGTAWITYLGHDKPIEDPYKQWEAVRDADVKNGVAWLPPSTLNNTYTLAISKKNNAKYGLKTMSDVARLSKENPSAVTVCVENEFASREDGLPGMEKAYGMKIPAGNVMKMDAGIIYTQVSKSDSCLLGEAFTTDGRIKAMDLDTLADDRHFFPNYNAAPELHARTLAEHPAIAGLLDPVTKRLTTQTAQRLNAMVDVEGRDPHDVAKEWLVGEGFIKED encoded by the coding sequence ATGCACAAGCTCGCCGCAGTGCGGACGGCCGCTCTCTCGGCGGCCCTGCTGCCGCTGCTGGCGGTGACGCTCGGGGGCTGCGGCCTCAAGAGCGGATCGCCGATGGTGGACGACGTCGTACCCGGCTCGGTCGGGCAGGGACTGCCCCTCAAGGGCGCCTCGCTCACGGTCACTTCGAAGAACTTCAGCGAGAACATCATCCTCGGCCAGATGATCGGCCTGGTCTTCAAGGCCGCCGGGGCGGAGGTGCTGGACCGCACCAACCTGCCCGGCTCGATCAGCGCGCGCGAGGCCGTCCGGCAGGGCGACGCGGACGCGATGTACGAGTACACGGGCACGGCCTGGATCACCTACCTGGGCCACGACAAGCCGATCGAGGACCCGTACAAGCAGTGGGAGGCCGTGCGGGACGCGGACGTGAAGAACGGGGTGGCCTGGCTGCCCCCGTCCACGCTCAACAACACGTACACGCTGGCCATCAGCAAGAAGAACAACGCCAAGTACGGGCTGAAGACGATGTCGGACGTGGCGAGGCTGTCGAAGGAGAACCCGTCGGCGGTGACCGTCTGCGTGGAGAACGAGTTCGCCTCGCGCGAGGACGGGCTGCCGGGGATGGAGAAGGCGTACGGGATGAAGATCCCGGCGGGCAACGTCATGAAGATGGACGCCGGGATCATCTACACGCAGGTCTCGAAGTCCGACTCCTGCCTGCTGGGCGAGGCGTTCACCACGGACGGCCGGATCAAGGCCATGGACCTGGACACTCTCGCGGACGACCGGCACTTCTTCCCCAACTACAACGCGGCGCCCGAGCTGCACGCCAGGACGCTGGCCGAACACCCGGCGATCGCGGGGCTGCTGGACCCGGTGACGAAGCGGCTGACGACGCAGACGGCGCAGCGGCTGAACGCGATGGTGGACGTGGAGGGGCGGGACCCGCACGACGTGGCCAAGGAATGGCTGGTCGGGGAGGGGTTCATCAAGGAGGACTGA
- a CDS encoding betaine/proline/choline family ABC transporter ATP-binding protein (Members of the family are the ATP-binding subunit of ABC transporters for substrates such as betaine, L-proline or other amino acids, choline, carnitine, etc. The substrate specificity is best determined from the substrate-binding subunit, rather than this subunit, as it interacts with the permease subunit and not with substrate directly.) codes for MSEPTATTEPTHKTHATSGATIQLENLTKRYPGNPNPSVDDVSMEIKAGETVVFVGPSGCGKSTTLKMINRLIEPTSGRIRIGDEDVTDMDPVKLRRKIGYAIQSSGLFPHMTVAENIALVPKMTGWSKSRVKDRVEEMLDLVGLDPREFHGRYPRQLSGGQQQRVGVARALAADPPVLLMDEPFGAVDPITRDHLQDELIRLQHELHKTIVFVTHDFDEAIKLGDRIAVLRERSHIAQFDTPEAILTNPADDFVSGFVGAGAALKRLNLTRVRDVEIADFPTVSVDDPLQQIFNTLRTGQGNELLMLDRRGRPYKWLRRGDLMRAKGSLARAGQLVHDTVTRDATLHDALEAVLIDSGGRVAVTGRRGEYIGVVDMETLMNSVHEMLEADRLTAAEHAHDLEELRHHRVERDLEGLTEDGTADS; via the coding sequence GTGTCTGAGCCGACGGCGACGACCGAACCGACGCACAAGACCCACGCCACCTCCGGCGCCACCATCCAGCTGGAGAACCTCACCAAGCGCTACCCGGGCAACCCCAACCCCTCCGTCGACGACGTCTCGATGGAGATCAAGGCGGGCGAGACGGTCGTCTTCGTCGGCCCCTCCGGCTGCGGGAAGTCCACCACCCTCAAGATGATCAACCGGCTGATCGAGCCCACCTCCGGCCGGATCCGGATCGGCGACGAGGACGTCACCGACATGGACCCGGTCAAGCTGCGGCGCAAGATCGGGTACGCGATCCAGTCCTCCGGGCTCTTCCCGCACATGACGGTGGCCGAGAACATCGCCCTGGTCCCGAAGATGACCGGCTGGTCCAAGTCGAGGGTCAAGGACCGGGTCGAGGAGATGCTCGACCTGGTCGGCCTGGACCCCCGCGAGTTCCACGGCCGCTACCCGCGCCAGCTCTCCGGCGGCCAGCAGCAGCGCGTGGGCGTGGCGCGGGCACTGGCCGCCGATCCGCCCGTCCTGCTGATGGACGAGCCCTTCGGCGCCGTCGACCCCATCACCCGCGACCACCTCCAGGACGAGCTGATCCGGCTCCAGCACGAACTGCACAAGACGATCGTCTTCGTCACCCACGACTTCGACGAGGCCATCAAGCTCGGCGACCGGATCGCCGTCCTGCGCGAGCGCTCGCACATCGCGCAGTTCGACACCCCCGAGGCCATCCTCACCAACCCCGCCGACGACTTCGTCTCCGGTTTCGTCGGGGCCGGCGCGGCCCTCAAACGGCTCAACCTGACCCGCGTACGGGACGTGGAGATCGCCGACTTCCCGACCGTCTCCGTGGACGATCCGCTCCAGCAGATCTTCAACACCCTGCGCACCGGCCAGGGCAACGAGCTGCTGATGCTGGACCGGCGCGGGCGCCCGTACAAATGGCTGCGCCGAGGCGACCTCATGCGCGCCAAGGGCTCCCTCGCACGGGCCGGCCAGCTCGTGCACGACACGGTGACCCGGGACGCGACCCTGCACGACGCCCTGGAGGCGGTCCTCATCGACAGTGGCGGCCGGGTCGCCGTCACCGGGCGGCGCGGCGAGTACATCGGGGTCGTGGACATGGAGACCCTGATGAACTCCGTCCACGAAATGCTGGAGGCCGACCGGCTGACGGCCGCCGAGCACGCGCACGACCTGGAGGAACTGCGCCACCACCGCGTCGAGCGGGACCTGGAGGGGCTGACGGAGGACGGCACGGCCGACTCATGA
- a CDS encoding ABC transporter permease, whose product MSFWTYLSNRHQQLLTDAFQHASAVFQCMVIATVLGIGIGVLTYRSGWAGNLAVTSTSTVLTIPSLAMIGLLIPLVGLGVAPTVIALTLYGLLPIVRNSIVGLRGVDPALVDAAKGIGMSRAARLLKVELPLAWPPILTGIRVSTQMLMGIAAIAAYASGPGLGNEIFRGIASLGSANAINQVLAGTLGVVVLALLFDAAYVLLGRLTIPRGIRV is encoded by the coding sequence GTGAGCTTCTGGACCTACCTGTCCAACCGCCACCAGCAGCTCCTCACCGACGCCTTCCAGCACGCCAGCGCGGTCTTCCAGTGCATGGTGATCGCGACCGTGCTCGGCATCGGGATCGGCGTCCTGACCTACCGCAGCGGCTGGGCCGGGAACCTCGCCGTCACCTCCACCTCCACGGTGCTCACCATCCCCTCCCTCGCCATGATCGGCCTGCTGATCCCGCTGGTCGGGCTCGGCGTCGCACCGACCGTGATCGCCCTCACCCTGTACGGACTGCTGCCCATCGTCCGCAACTCCATCGTGGGGCTGCGCGGGGTGGATCCGGCCCTGGTCGACGCCGCCAAGGGCATCGGGATGTCCCGCGCCGCCCGGCTCCTCAAGGTGGAACTGCCGCTCGCCTGGCCGCCGATCCTGACCGGGATCCGGGTCTCCACGCAGATGCTGATGGGCATCGCCGCCATCGCCGCCTACGCGTCCGGGCCGGGCCTGGGCAACGAGATCTTCCGCGGGATCGCCTCGCTCGGCAGCGCCAACGCCATCAACCAGGTCCTGGCCGGGACGCTGGGCGTCGTCGTCCTCGCCCTGCTCTTCGACGCCGCGTACGTCCTGCTCGGGCGTCTCACCATCCCCAGGGGGATCCGTGTCTGA
- a CDS encoding ABC transporter permease, with amino-acid sequence MSPRNPLTPERPPGEHELKGHVFRDPEQPEPGEEVMTSPTPPRPGRRITWAKLVTLPLVLALVLLATFLWITNTTLDTIAENSLAGGNVQLRLWQHVKLTAVSTFWVLVIAIPLGIALTRRRLRRAAPLVTAIANIGQATPAIGLLALLVIWLGIGPSTAIIGMVAYAVLPVLSNTVAGLRAIDPQLVEAARGIGMSSMGTLAKVELPLAVPLILAGVRTALVLNVGTATLATFGGGGGLGDLITSGIQTQRMPVLVLGSVLTVALALFVDWLASLAETALTPRGLEA; translated from the coding sequence ATGAGCCCGAGGAATCCGCTCACCCCCGAACGCCCGCCCGGCGAGCACGAGCTCAAGGGCCACGTCTTCCGCGATCCCGAGCAGCCCGAGCCCGGCGAGGAGGTCATGACCTCCCCCACGCCGCCCCGCCCCGGGCGCCGGATCACCTGGGCCAAGCTGGTGACCCTGCCGCTGGTGCTCGCCCTGGTGCTGCTGGCCACCTTCCTGTGGATCACCAACACCACCCTCGACACGATCGCCGAGAACTCCCTCGCGGGCGGCAACGTCCAGCTCCGGCTGTGGCAGCACGTGAAGCTCACCGCCGTCTCCACCTTCTGGGTGCTGGTCATCGCGATCCCGCTCGGCATCGCCCTCACCCGGCGCCGCCTGCGCAGGGCGGCCCCGCTGGTCACCGCGATCGCCAACATCGGGCAGGCCACGCCCGCCATCGGACTGCTGGCCCTGCTGGTCATCTGGCTCGGCATCGGCCCGTCCACCGCGATCATCGGCATGGTGGCCTACGCCGTCCTGCCCGTGCTGTCGAACACCGTCGCCGGGCTGCGCGCCATCGACCCGCAGCTGGTGGAGGCCGCCCGCGGGATCGGGATGTCCTCCATGGGGACGCTGGCCAAGGTGGAACTGCCGCTGGCCGTCCCGCTGATCCTGGCGGGCGTGCGGACCGCCCTCGTCCTCAACGTCGGCACCGCGACCCTGGCCACCTTCGGCGGCGGCGGTGGCCTGGGCGACCTGATCACCTCCGGGATCCAGACGCAGCGGATGCCGGTGCTGGTGCTGGGCTCGGTGCTGACGGTGGCCCTCGCCCTGTTCGTGGACTGGCTGGCCTCGCTCGCCGAGACGGCCCTGACCCCGCGCGGGCTGGAGGCGTAG
- a CDS encoding SsgA family sporulation/cell division regulator, whose amino-acid sequence MHHPVIERELELKLVLSPERSIPVAARLLYLTDDPYAVHITFHTGSSTPVNWTFARELLVEGVFRPCGHGDVRIWPTKVENKAVLCMALSSPDGDALLEAPAASVSAWLERTLRIVPPGTEAERLGLDAALAELLTPTPADELWMRDPWPSDESADGE is encoded by the coding sequence ATGCACCACCCCGTCATCGAACGCGAGCTGGAACTGAAGCTGGTCCTCTCCCCCGAGCGCAGCATCCCGGTCGCCGCCCGGCTCCTGTACCTCACGGACGACCCGTACGCCGTCCACATCACCTTCCACACCGGTTCCAGCACCCCGGTCAACTGGACCTTCGCCCGCGAGCTGCTGGTCGAGGGGGTGTTCCGTCCCTGCGGCCACGGAGACGTCCGGATCTGGCCCACGAAGGTCGAGAACAAGGCCGTCCTGTGCATGGCGCTCAGCTCCCCCGACGGGGACGCCCTGCTGGAGGCCCCCGCCGCGTCCGTGTCCGCCTGGCTGGAGCGCACCCTGCGGATCGTGCCGCCCGGCACCGAGGCCGAGCGGCTCGGCCTCGACGCCGCGCTGGCGGAGCTGCTCACCCCGACCCCGGCCGACGAGCTGTGGATGCGCGACCCGTGGCCGTCCGACGAATCCGCGGACGGGGAGTGA